The genome window ACCGGCCGGACAGGCGAAGGTTGCGGCAGAGGCACCAGGGCCGGCACCGGCTTCTCCGCAGACAGGACCGAATCACCCAGGTCAACGATGATGATGCCGGCAGGAGGAAGTCGCGTGCCCCCCCCTGCCGGCATCATCATCGCACACACTGCAGCCGCCACATGGGCCGCCCCCGACAGGATGAGCGCACGGGCCAGGATCCGCCGCTCCCCGGCGGAGGCACGCAATGCCTCCGCCGGGGCGTGATCGGGCGTGGCCGCGCTGAACCGCATGGCGCTGCCCATGCCCGTCAGAACCGGTAAGCCAGGGTCAGGTAGTAGTTTCGCCCGTTCTCCGGCACCTTGGCCCCGGTGCTGAAGGGATCCCGCTGGTAGGAAAGATGGGAGAAGTAGTACTTGTCGAACAGGTTGTTCACCCCGGCGTAGACCGAAAGACCGCCATAGGTGACCCCCCCCTTCAGGTCGGTGGTGAACCAGCCGGCGGTCTCCTGCTCCTGGAGGGCGGCGTCGACCCGGTCCTGCCGGTCGGCGAAGTTCTCGGCCACCTCCAGGAACCAGGAATCCACGTCGTAGCGCAGGGCCATGGTGCCCCGCAGGGGCGGGATCTCGGACAGGGGACGGTCATCACTCTCGTTGTTCCCCCTGGTGTAGGACAGGGATGCCTTCAGGAAAAAGTTGGCCGGCAGCGAGAACTGGGAGCCGAATTCCCCCCCCCAGAGGGTGGCGTTCACGTTGCGGTAGCTGCGGGCCCGCAGGAGCGGCCCGGCGCCGTCGGGGTCGGGAAGATCGGTCACGTTGATGTAGTTGTGGAGGTAACCGTAGAAGAAAGAAGCATTCACGTAGTAGCTGTCCGTCGCATACTTGACCCCCACGTCGCCCTGATTGTTGACGGTGGGCTCCAGGAGCGGGTTGCCGACCCAGTTGCTCCCCATCCGCTGGAGCCCCGTGTAGAGCTCCTGGGGGTCAGGGGTACGGATGCCGCGGCCGAAGCCGGCGAACAGCTCAAGCCCCGTGATCGGCGTCCAGGTAAGCTGGAGGTTGCCGCTGGCCTCGCCGAAGTCGGTGTCGGCGGAGAGGGCGCGACCCGGGTAGTAGGGCTGATAGAGCGTGGCAATGCGCCCGGCGGCAAGCCGGTCGGCCTCGGCCCTGGTCAGGTCTCCCCGCGCGGCGGCCGTGAGTTTGAGGCGTTCCGCCAGGGGTAGGGTGTATTCCAGGAACATGCCGGTGTTGTGGATGGTCACGTCGGGAATCATGGGAGAATCCCCGTAGATCCAATCCGTGCCGCTGCGCATGAGCATGGTGTTGGTGGCGTCCCACCCGCGATTGTAGTAGTCGATGCCCGCCTTGAGAGTGCCGGGTCCCACGGTCAGGGAGGAGTTCAGCTTCGCACCCCAGGTCTCTGTCTCGGCCAGGGTCGACATGAAGTAGTTCCGCATCAGGAACGTCCGGTACATGAGGGCGGCATTGTCGGGATTCGAGGTCTCCCGGTACCGGTCGTCCATGAGATGCTTGACCCGGTTCCAGTATGCCTGGAGCTTCACT of Geobacter anodireducens contains these proteins:
- a CDS encoding ligand-gated channel, with the translated sequence MRTTISMLCCTLAAAVPAVPAAAENLILDEIVVRGQRESPREESLTIREVRESPARDMGEALRQVEGLSYVRKGAIANDVVIRGLQRDNINVLIDGVRLYGACPNRMDSPAFHFDFAEVEQIRIVKGPYDVENAGSLGGLVDAVGKKPKKGFGSDLSFTYGSYDSVNASGTASYGTDRIDGLLGYAYKYSKPPESGDGKRITEIYPATSNNRYRLGSIDSTAYEINTGWARFGINPTDNSRTEFSYSYQDADHVLYPYLLMDADYDRTHRFNWSYRIEKLSPLVSEVKLQAYWNRVKHLMDDRYRETSNPDNAALMYRTFLMRNYFMSTLAETETWGAKLNSSLTVGPGTLKAGIDYYNRGWDATNTMLMRSGTDWIYGDSPMIPDVTIHNTGMFLEYTLPLAERLKLTAAARGDLTRAEADRLAAGRIATLYQPYYPGRALSADTDFGEASGNLQLTWTPITGLELFAGFGRGIRTPDPQELYTGLQRMGSNWVGNPLLEPTVNNQGDVGVKYATDSYYVNASFFYGYLHNYINVTDLPDPDGAGPLLRARSYRNVNATLWGGEFGSQFSLPANFFLKASLSYTRGNNESDDRPLSEIPPLRGTMALRYDVDSWFLEVAENFADRQDRVDAALQEQETAGWFTTDLKGGVTYGGLSVYAGVNNLFDKYYFSHLSYQRDPFSTGAKVPENGRNYYLTLAYRF